The Streptomyces sp. NBC_01317 genomic interval CGGCCGTCTTCGAGAAGCCGACCAGAGTCGCCGCCGCCGCCAGTGCCGCGAATCCCCACCACGATATGTCCATGCCGGGAAGTGATGGTATGCCTTCCTGCCTGCGCGCCCTCCGCCGGGCACCGCGCGGTCGCCATGGCGCTCGGCGAGCGGTTCCGGCGTGGTGAGGTCCCGGGCGGTCGCGGTGACGCGGTCGCCCCGTTCCCGAGCGGCTTCGGTCCACTGCCGGCAGAGAGCGGTCAGCCAGGGATCGGCGATCCCTGGCTGAGTCCGGCGAAGCCCCTGATACTGGACACATGGACAGAGCTCAACTGGCTGATTTCCTGCGGGCCCGCCGAGAAGCGCTCCGGCCCGCGGACGTCGGGCTCGGGCCGGGCGTCCGGGGGCGGACGGCCGGACTGCGGCGCGAGGAGGTCGCGGCCCTGGCCACGATGTCCGCCGACTACTACGCGGGACTCGAACAGCAGCGCGCGCCCCAGCCCTCCCCGGCCCTGCTGTTGTCCCTGGCCCGGGCGCTGCGGCTGACCCTCGACGAGCGGGACCACCTCTTCCGGCTGGCCGGGCAGCACATTCCCGAACGCCACGCGGCGAGCGAGCACGTCAGCCCGGCGCTGCTGCGCATGCTGGACCGGCTCTACGACACCCCGGCGCAGGTCATGACCGATCTGGGCGAGACCCTCGCGCAGAACCGCCTGGCGAGGGCGCTGTTCGGCGACTTCGAGCACCGCACGGGCGCGGCGCGCAGCGGTGTCTACCGGTGGTTCACCGAACCGGGCGCCCGGTCCGCGTACCCGCTGGAGGAACAGCGGGAGGAGAGCCGGGTGATGGTCGCCGACCTGCGTGCGGCGCTCGTACGGCGCGGACAGGACCCGAGGTCGCGGGCCCTGGTGGCCCGGCTGCGGGCGGAGAGCG includes:
- a CDS encoding MmyB family transcriptional regulator, which translates into the protein MDRAQLADFLRARREALRPADVGLGPGVRGRTAGLRREEVAALATMSADYYAGLEQQRAPQPSPALLLSLARALRLTLDERDHLFRLAGQHIPERHAASEHVSPALLRMLDRLYDTPAQVMTDLGETLAQNRLARALFGDFEHRTGAARSGVYRWFTEPGARSAYPLEEQREESRVMVADLRAALVRRGQDPRSRALVARLRAESDEFAGIWADHEVGVLRGRRKRIVHPEVGVVELDCQALIEESRSQVLAVFTAAPGTQAQRRLELLSVVGAHLAER